CTCCGAGATCTCCACTTTACCACTCTATCGTAGTTTCTCCGACGCCCGAAGAGGAGTTCTCCGCGTTCACCGAGTTCTACCGAGCTTCGCCGTACTACCAATTCGCGCACTTCACGGCGAACCAAGCGATAGTCGAGGCATTCGAGAACGAAGAGAAGCGCAACGGAGGTCGAATTCACGTTATCGATTTCGACGTATCATATGGCTTCCAATGGCCCTCTTTGATCCAATCTTTATCCGATAAGGCCAGTAGTAGCAAACCGATCTCTCTTCGCATAACAGGGTTCGGAAGAAGCGTCGACGAGCTCGAAGAAACCGAAATGAGGTTGGTTAACTTCGCGAGCGGTTGCAATAACTTGTTCTTCAAATTTGAGGGGATTTTGAGAGGTTCTTCGACATGCAATGATATTAGGATTGAGAAGTACTCGACTCTCGTGGTAAACTTAGTGTTCTATCTCCAAAAACTAAGTAGCTCTAACGAGATGCATGATACATTGGCTACTATACACTCATTGCACCCATCTTTGGTTGTGTTAATAGAGAGGGAAGGTAACCAAAGCCCGCGAAGCTTCGTATCGCGATTCATGGAGTCTTTGCATTACTACGCCGCCATGTTCGACTCGTTAAACGAGTGCCTCCCACCGGAGAGCGTCGAGAGGCTCAGCATTGAGAAGAACCATTTGGGCAGAGAGATAAAGTGTGGTATGGATCAAGAGGATGGAGAAGGGCACTTTAAGGTGGAGAGTTTGAAACAAAGGATGGAGAGAGTAGGGTTTGAAGAGATGAAGCTAAGTTCAAGAACAGTGAGCCAAGCAAAGCTACTACTGAAGATCAAAAGCCATGGTTCAACAATGGGGTGTGGTTCTAATTGTGggggatttagggttttggtgAGAGATGAAGGGAGAGAGATATCTCTAGGGTGGCAAGAGAGGCTTC
This DNA window, taken from Ananas comosus cultivar F153 linkage group 21, ASM154086v1, whole genome shotgun sequence, encodes the following:
- the LOC109726283 gene encoding scarecrow-like protein 23 isoform X1: MNEGAGEELLSLSLGLNSSWCTNTTKMKRKAKDDHEYSNPACNVTTMQDVEDNKFFNLLHMRDQMLKHDPKRSNGALEGTTNGLQLIHLLLFAATAINKNNTSSAVDALHEIYKNASFHGDSIQRVVAYFADALSVRIPSPRSPLYHSIVVSPTPEEEFSAFTEFYRASPYYQFAHFTANQAIVEAFENEEKRNGGRIHVIDFDVSYGFQWPSLIQSLSDKASSSKPISLRITGFGRSVDELEETEMRLVNFASGCNNLFFKFEGILRGSSTCNDIRIEKYSTLVVNLVFYLQKLSSSNEMHDTLATIHSLHPSLVVLIEREGNQSPRSFVSRFMESLHYYAAMFDSLNECLPPESVERLSIEKNHLGREIKCGMDQEDGEGHFKVESLKQRMERVGFEEMKLSSRTVSQAKLLLKIKSHGSTMGCGSNCGGFRVLVRDEGREISLGWQERLLITASGWSCRE
- the LOC109726283 gene encoding protein SCARECROW 2-like isoform X2, with amino-acid sequence MNEGAGEELLSLSLGLNSSWCTNTTKMKRKAKDDHEYSNPACNVTTMQDVEDNKFFNLLHMRDQMLKHDPKRSNGALEGTTNGLQLIHLLLFAATAINKNNTSSAVDALHEIYKNASFHGDSIQRVVAYFADALSVRIPSPRSPLYHSIVVSPTPEEEFSAFTEFYRASPYYQFAHFTANQAIVEAFENEEKRNGGRIHVIDFDVSYGFQWPSLIQSLSDKASSSKPISLRITGFGRSVDELEETEMRLVNFASGCNNLFFKFEGILRGSSTCNDIRIEKYSTLVRGKVTKAREASYRDSWSLCITTPPCSTR